From Acidimicrobiia bacterium, the proteins below share one genomic window:
- a CDS encoding beta-propeller domain-containing protein, whose amino-acid sequence MRRYLALAAVMVMAMTACSRAESTSPIRSLGASFDPRSITFTAILTPFDACDAVLAHFKAEALERVGPYGLDGGPRWYFFEGGARAQEDTAGPPGDGSVTTMAAGLPTGGEDGGFSGTNVQVSGVDEPDIIKTDGERILSIVDGKLRYVDVTGDEPVLLGELQLETGWNHRFFVDGDRAFVFSQGDLDAIPMFAADSRIAPPYGMTVSVVQEVDLSDPDDMQVVRTLRVDGSYLSARSIDGVVRMVVSSYPSNLPFVYPSNESAEDIALAANRQIIEASTLETWVPSYTLYDADGDEVTSGLVVACDRMHRPAEFAGFDTLSVTTLDLSGSLGAGNGTGVIARGETVYASHTSLYVATNVWIPENVSDTPDFQEFSERYETAVHKFDIAGDGPATYRASGSIDGHLLNQFSLDEFDGDLRIAVTEGAPWSFEEDSESKIVVLTERDGVLVEIGSVGNMGKGERIYSVRFLGETAYVVTFRQVDPLYVVDLSDPESPVVSGELKIPGYSSYLHPLGDGLLLGVGQAADSQGRTTGAKATLFDVSDPSDPRELSSWTIADAYSDVEWEHLAFLYWAPADIVVLPIQSWMTQFMGAVVLKTDDGLREYGRITHQREDRPGDGSDCEVLDSVKEAGLVIQLCDEGDDGGYGGYYCEPLPADEAAALARDWGVEVSDDQLDAADRVEVCWPNYELGDPQIMRSLVIGDTLWTLSWHGLQANALDGLEVLHKVEF is encoded by the coding sequence ATGCGCAGGTACCTCGCCCTCGCGGCGGTAATGGTCATGGCGATGACGGCGTGTTCCAGGGCGGAGTCGACCAGCCCGATTCGATCGTTGGGAGCCTCTTTCGATCCCCGGTCGATCACCTTCACCGCGATCCTCACGCCGTTCGATGCCTGCGACGCCGTGCTGGCTCACTTCAAGGCAGAGGCACTCGAACGGGTGGGTCCCTACGGACTGGATGGTGGCCCTCGCTGGTACTTCTTCGAGGGAGGCGCCAGGGCGCAAGAGGACACTGCGGGCCCTCCCGGTGACGGCTCGGTGACCACCATGGCTGCCGGGCTTCCCACTGGCGGCGAGGATGGCGGATTTTCGGGGACCAACGTCCAGGTATCCGGCGTCGACGAGCCCGACATCATCAAGACCGACGGCGAGCGGATCCTCTCGATAGTCGACGGGAAGCTCCGCTACGTCGACGTGACCGGTGACGAACCTGTCCTGCTCGGCGAACTCCAACTCGAGACGGGCTGGAACCACCGGTTCTTCGTGGATGGTGATCGTGCCTTCGTCTTCTCGCAGGGCGACCTCGATGCGATCCCGATGTTTGCCGCCGACTCCCGCATCGCCCCGCCCTACGGGATGACCGTGAGCGTGGTTCAGGAGGTCGACCTGTCCGACCCGGACGACATGCAGGTCGTCCGCACCCTGCGGGTCGATGGCTCTTACCTGAGCGCCCGCTCGATCGACGGGGTGGTGCGGATGGTGGTGTCGTCCTATCCGTCCAATCTCCCCTTCGTGTATCCCTCCAACGAGTCGGCCGAGGACATCGCCCTCGCCGCCAACCGTCAGATCATCGAGGCGTCGACCCTGGAGACCTGGGTCCCGTCGTACACCCTTTACGACGCCGATGGCGACGAGGTCACCTCGGGGCTGGTGGTGGCGTGTGACCGGATGCATCGTCCCGCCGAGTTCGCCGGGTTCGACACCTTGTCGGTGACCACTCTCGATCTCAGTGGTTCGCTCGGCGCCGGCAACGGCACCGGGGTCATTGCCCGCGGCGAGACGGTGTACGCGTCGCATACCAGCCTCTACGTGGCCACCAATGTGTGGATCCCGGAGAACGTTTCCGACACCCCCGACTTCCAGGAGTTCTCGGAGCGGTACGAGACGGCGGTGCACAAGTTCGACATTGCCGGCGACGGGCCCGCCACCTACCGGGCCAGCGGCTCGATCGACGGACACCTGCTCAATCAGTTCTCACTGGACGAGTTCGACGGTGATCTGCGGATCGCGGTCACCGAGGGCGCTCCCTGGTCGTTCGAGGAGGACTCGGAGTCCAAGATCGTCGTCCTCACCGAGCGCGATGGTGTCCTGGTGGAGATCGGCTCGGTTGGCAACATGGGCAAGGGTGAAAGGATCTACTCGGTCCGCTTCCTTGGGGAGACGGCGTATGTGGTGACGTTCCGCCAGGTCGACCCGCTCTACGTGGTCGATCTCAGTGACCCGGAGAGCCCGGTTGTCAGCGGCGAGCTCAAGATCCCCGGCTACTCCTCCTACCTCCACCCCCTGGGCGACGGCTTGCTGCTCGGGGTGGGCCAGGCGGCCGATAGCCAGGGCCGCACCACTGGAGCGAAGGCCACCCTCTTCGATGTCTCCGATCCTTCCGATCCGCGAGAGCTCTCATCGTGGACCATCGCCGACGCGTACAGCGACGTCGAGTGGGAGCACCTGGCCTTCCTGTACTGGGCGCCGGCGGACATCGTGGTCCTGCCGATTCAGTCCTGGATGACGCAGTTCATGGGGGCGGTGGTCCTCAAGACCGACGATGGACTGCGTGAGTACGGACGTATCACCCATCAGCGCGAGGACCGGCCGGGCGATGGATCGGACTGTGAGGTTCTCGACTCCGTCAAGGAAGCCGGACTCGTCATTCAGCTCTGCGATGAGGGTGACGATGGCGGGTACGGAGGGTACTACTGCGAGCCCCTGCCGGCGGATGAGGCAGCCGCCCTCGCTCGGGATTGGGGCGTCGAGGTCTCCGACGACCAGCTCGACGCCGCCGACAGGGTCGAGGTCTGCTGGCCGAACTACGAGCTCGGCGATCCGCAGATCATGCGGTCCCTGGTGATCGGCGACACCCTGTGGACCCTGTCCTGGCACGGCCTCCAGGCCAACGCCCTCGACGGCCTCGAGGTGCTGCACAAGGTGGAGTTCTAA
- a CDS encoding PGPGW domain-containing protein, with protein MSVHESDLSPEAQPVSKRQLRRATVAVSGGATVLLGVALLPLPGPGTVVILAGLAVLRKEFPVAGKAADGIKSVASKAVAAAGRKRVPTPAEGPPPTGDAA; from the coding sequence ATGAGCGTGCACGAGAGTGACCTCAGCCCGGAAGCCCAACCTGTTTCCAAGCGGCAGCTGCGGCGCGCCACCGTGGCGGTGTCCGGCGGTGCCACGGTGCTGCTCGGGGTGGCCCTTCTCCCGCTGCCGGGGCCGGGCACTGTGGTGATACTGGCCGGGCTCGCGGTGCTCCGTAAGGAGTTCCCCGTGGCCGGGAAGGCCGCGGATGGCATCAAGAGCGTCGCCTCCAAAGCGGTGGCGGCCGCGGGCCGCAAACGTGTACCCACTCCCGCCGAGGGTCCTCCCCCGACGGGCGATGCTGCCTGA
- a CDS encoding methyltransferase domain-containing protein has protein sequence MSDSSPSTATAVRANRRRRLILGLVAAALVAVAFVAIFPRLADYGNVWGDIRAISVTTLALLTVLAIAHQLVNPLMTMAVIPNLTFRHALVARLASTSAANTIPGGGAVGVGITYVMLGRWGHPGSQIGAAVALTGVWNNLVKLLLPAVALVGAMLSGLAMPDLLDATLIGAVALLVVILAAVAVARSSLRHALLGPVERLVGWIRRLFGRSEMSVDRSPVTDFFTAVGQALGTRWRQMLLSTLAAHLSLFLVLLACLRAAGVASRVVPWPEVLAAFAIIRLLSAIPVTPGGLGVAELGLVGLISTGMAEPGVERVAAAVLLFRFFTYLLPTIVGGLVAIGWHRRTNRVTGAARWGLDDVPPEHLEEAVCFRCRIPGKLRWNLDPFALVDCPNCGQAFMSPRLNEAGRTALYGNAKYFDDGVYRNTGAEAMQRRWSAGRLDLIEHHLGRRPQRRIFEVGCAYGMFLEAARERGFDLGGLEYSAVAAETASGRLGVPIHVGEVMSLPPTEEWDAVAFWDVIEHVPDPGAFLAAAAGLTSPGGVIAFSCPNFDSLPARLLRRRWWTLKPHKHIWHFRKKDLRRMVAEAGLETLQVIRNPLRQANWVRLDSLVVVARKSPVTSHQ, from the coding sequence GTGTCCGACTCATCCCCCTCGACGGCGACGGCCGTCCGCGCCAATCGACGTCGGCGCCTCATTCTCGGCCTCGTGGCAGCGGCGCTCGTGGCCGTCGCGTTCGTCGCGATCTTTCCCCGCCTCGCCGACTACGGCAACGTCTGGGGTGACATCCGCGCCATTTCGGTCACCACGCTGGCCCTCCTCACCGTGCTGGCAATCGCCCACCAACTCGTCAACCCCCTGATGACCATGGCAGTGATCCCCAACCTCACTTTCCGCCACGCGCTCGTCGCCCGACTCGCGTCCACCTCTGCCGCGAACACGATCCCCGGAGGCGGTGCGGTCGGAGTAGGGATCACCTACGTGATGCTCGGGCGGTGGGGTCATCCCGGCAGCCAGATCGGGGCCGCGGTCGCCCTCACCGGTGTCTGGAACAACCTCGTCAAGCTGCTGTTGCCCGCGGTCGCGTTGGTCGGGGCGATGTTGAGCGGCCTGGCGATGCCCGATCTTCTCGATGCGACCCTCATCGGCGCCGTCGCCCTGCTCGTGGTGATCCTGGCTGCCGTCGCGGTGGCCCGCTCGAGCCTTCGACACGCCCTTCTCGGGCCGGTCGAGCGCCTCGTCGGGTGGATCCGGCGCTTGTTCGGACGCTCCGAAATGAGCGTCGACCGGTCGCCGGTGACGGACTTCTTCACCGCGGTGGGGCAGGCGCTGGGAACCCGGTGGCGGCAAATGCTGCTGTCCACCCTCGCCGCTCATCTATCGCTGTTCCTGGTGCTGCTGGCGTGCCTGCGCGCCGCCGGCGTTGCCTCTCGGGTGGTGCCGTGGCCCGAGGTGCTCGCCGCCTTCGCGATCATCCGCCTTCTTTCTGCGATACCCGTCACCCCCGGTGGCCTCGGGGTCGCCGAACTCGGGTTGGTGGGGCTGATCTCGACGGGCATGGCCGAGCCGGGGGTCGAACGGGTCGCGGCCGCGGTACTGCTGTTCCGGTTCTTCACCTACCTTCTGCCGACCATCGTCGGGGGGTTGGTGGCCATCGGCTGGCACCGCCGCACCAACCGGGTGACGGGAGCGGCTCGTTGGGGCCTCGACGACGTGCCGCCCGAGCACCTCGAGGAGGCCGTGTGTTTCCGTTGCCGCATCCCCGGCAAGCTGCGGTGGAACCTGGATCCCTTCGCCCTCGTCGATTGCCCCAATTGCGGCCAGGCCTTCATGAGCCCTCGCCTCAATGAGGCAGGGCGAACGGCGCTCTACGGCAACGCCAAATACTTCGACGACGGCGTATATCGCAACACCGGCGCCGAGGCGATGCAGCGACGGTGGTCGGCGGGGCGCCTCGACCTGATCGAGCATCACCTCGGGCGGCGACCCCAGCGGCGCATCTTCGAGGTCGGGTGCGCGTACGGGATGTTCCTCGAAGCCGCCCGCGAGCGGGGATTCGACCTCGGCGGCCTCGAGTACTCGGCGGTGGCCGCCGAGACGGCCAGCGGGCGGTTGGGGGTACCCATCCATGTCGGGGAGGTGATGTCACTCCCACCCACCGAGGAATGGGATGCCGTGGCGTTCTGGGATGTGATCGAACACGTGCCCGACCCCGGTGCCTTCCTGGCGGCTGCGGCCGGGCTGACCTCGCCGGGAGGGGTGATCGCCTTCTCCTGCCCCAACTTCGATTCCCTGCCCGCCCGCCTGCTGCGCCGGCGTTGGTGGACCCTCAAGCCGCACAAGCACATATGGCACTTTCGCAAGAAGGATCTGCGCAGGATGGTGGCCGAGGCGGGGTTGGAGACGCTTCAAGTGATCCGCAACCCCCTCCGCCAGGCCAACTGGGTCAGGCTGGACAGCCTGGTGGTGGTGGCAAGGAAGTCACCAGTCACCAGTCACCAGTAG
- a CDS encoding YibE/F family protein encodes MPPGIENLPPDRRRELERFLEPERVGILRALPTMIAATIALLTLIGIVLLRPTGEERPDLSEVGIPRLVYDATVVTAEQQPCANSAEVPCVSVAFEMTEGPDTGSTVVLEFAVSATTPTFAPGDDVVLAYQEGAAPEFRYSYFDRQRRPVLLWITALFVIAVVVMGRVRGAAALAGLGASVLVILTFIVPAIIDGREPVMVAIVGASAIAYVALYTAHGFNRMTTVALLGTLAALALTALLAWGTLEAARFTGFASDVSFILTFVGTINVQGLLLAGVVLGSLGAIDDVTVTQASAVWEIRAANPEMTRSRLFRSGMRVGRDHVASTVNTLLLAYVGASMPLLLFFVLAGQSLGTSLNTEIVAVEVVRTLVGSIGLVAAVPLTTWLAARMAEGEPVDHHG; translated from the coding sequence ATGCCCCCCGGGATCGAGAACCTCCCTCCGGACCGCCGCCGAGAGTTAGAGCGGTTCCTCGAGCCCGAGCGCGTGGGAATACTGCGCGCGCTGCCAACGATGATCGCCGCGACGATTGCGTTGCTGACCCTCATCGGAATCGTGCTGCTCCGCCCAACTGGTGAGGAACGTCCGGACCTGTCCGAGGTCGGGATCCCCCGCCTCGTCTACGACGCCACCGTCGTCACGGCCGAACAACAACCCTGCGCGAACTCCGCCGAGGTCCCCTGTGTGTCCGTGGCGTTCGAGATGACAGAGGGCCCGGATACGGGAAGCACCGTCGTGCTCGAGTTCGCGGTGTCGGCGACGACCCCGACATTCGCTCCAGGAGACGATGTGGTGCTCGCCTATCAGGAAGGTGCCGCACCCGAGTTCCGATACTCGTACTTCGACCGTCAGCGCCGCCCGGTGCTGCTGTGGATCACTGCACTGTTCGTCATCGCGGTGGTGGTCATGGGGAGGGTCCGAGGGGCAGCGGCGCTCGCCGGCCTGGGAGCAAGCGTGTTGGTGATCCTGACCTTCATCGTTCCAGCCATCATCGACGGCCGCGAGCCGGTGATGGTGGCGATCGTCGGCGCCTCGGCGATCGCGTACGTCGCCCTCTACACGGCTCACGGTTTCAACCGGATGACCACCGTTGCGCTGCTGGGAACCCTTGCCGCGCTCGCCCTCACCGCGCTGTTGGCCTGGGGCACCCTGGAGGCGGCTCGCTTCACCGGATTCGCCTCCGATGTCTCGTTCATCCTTACATTCGTCGGCACCATCAACGTTCAGGGTCTGCTGCTCGCCGGGGTGGTCCTGGGGAGCCTCGGCGCCATCGATGACGTCACCGTGACCCAGGCCTCGGCGGTATGGGAGATTCGGGCTGCCAACCCGGAGATGACGCGCAGCCGCCTGTTCCGCTCGGGGATGAGAGTGGGCCGGGACCACGTTGCGAGCACGGTCAACACCCTCTTGCTCGCCTATGTGGGAGCGTCGATGCCGCTGCTGTTGTTCTTCGTGCTCGCCGGGCAGTCTCTCGGCACATCGCTGAACACCGAGATCGTCGCGGTCGAAGTGGTTCGGACCCTCGTAGGCAGCATCGGACTCGTGGCGGCCGTGCCCCTGACGACCTGGCTGGCGGCGCGCATGGCCGAAGGGGAGCCGGTCGACCACCACGGATAG
- a CDS encoding DUF2927 domain-containing protein — protein sequence MEHRLGLAVGALLTASLFACGDDATTTLVTTTTRAATTTTVAPTTTLAPTFYSADAVAYFEEVAFGQEFGGDAPEIRKWTHDVRMVVHGDPSDEDLVTLYDVIADLNTMIGTIVIDIVASDGNFDIHFAPESEFAAIEPNYVPVNMGFFWVWWDGGGNITDARVLISTSGLTQPERNHLIREEVTQSLGLMRDSIRFEDSIFYQGWTETQEYSEFDELLIEMLYLPEIEPQMTAAEARAVIPGG from the coding sequence ATGGAGCACCGACTAGGGCTCGCCGTTGGGGCCTTGCTGACGGCATCGTTGTTCGCCTGCGGGGACGATGCGACGACGACCCTCGTCACCACTACCACCCGCGCAGCGACGACGACCACGGTCGCTCCGACCACCACTCTGGCGCCAACCTTCTACTCGGCGGATGCGGTCGCCTACTTCGAGGAGGTGGCGTTCGGGCAAGAGTTCGGTGGCGACGCTCCCGAGATCAGGAAGTGGACCCACGACGTGCGGATGGTCGTCCACGGCGACCCATCCGACGAGGACCTGGTGACTCTGTACGACGTGATCGCCGACCTCAACACGATGATCGGGACGATCGTGATCGACATCGTCGCCTCCGATGGCAACTTCGACATCCATTTCGCCCCAGAGTCGGAGTTCGCCGCGATCGAACCGAACTACGTGCCTGTGAACATGGGTTTCTTCTGGGTGTGGTGGGACGGCGGGGGGAACATCACCGACGCCCGCGTTCTTATTTCGACTTCCGGCCTCACCCAGCCAGAGCGGAACCACCTCATCCGCGAAGAAGTCACCCAGTCACTGGGGCTGATGCGCGATTCAATCCGGTTCGAGGACAGCATCTTTTATCAGGGGTGGACCGAAACCCAGGAGTATTCGGAGTTCGACGAGTTGTTGATCGAGATGCTCTACCTTCCGGAGATCGAGCCACAGATGACGGCCGCGGAGGCTCGGGCGGTCATCCCGGGTGGTTGA